In the Vigna radiata var. radiata cultivar VC1973A unplaced genomic scaffold, Vradiata_ver6 scaffold_223, whole genome shotgun sequence genome, one interval contains:
- the LOC106753283 gene encoding protein Simiate-like: MGDECEQLLQTIFFLIPDVQDLPMTPPSAVESNFATFFTIDFMKPAHDQYVYRHANGLCVIGLAPFHAAFKDEGGITTVDFNVGKSDRSEMKVIGKQKKNAQHFESNTALCKISTKNYTYIVRCCVKGSLLEVNQQLIKQPKLLNVSLFLVLILFMRADMAHIGVPGDF; this comes from the exons ATGGGTGATGAATGCG AACAGCTTTTgcagacaattttttttctaatcccTGACGTGCAGGATCTTCCCATGACTCCTCCTTCCGCCGTTGAATCCAACTTTGCCACTTTCTTCACCATAG ATTTCATGAAACCAGCTCACGATCAGTACGTTTACCGGCACGCCAATGG CTTGTGTGTGATTGGGTTGGCTCCTTTCCACGCTGCTTTCAAGGATGAAGGTGGAATCACAACCGTTGATTTCAATGTTGGGAAGTCTGATCGCAGCGAGATGAAAGTCATTGGAAAGCAGAAGAAG AATGCACAACACTTTGAGTCCAACACTGCTCTGTGTAAAATTTCTACCAAAAATTATACCTATATTGTAAg ATGTTGCGTTAAAGGCTCCCTCTTGGAAGTGAATCAACAATTGATCAAGCAACCAAAACTGCTTAATGTTTCG TTGTTCCTCGTACTTATATTGTTTATGAGAGCTGATATGGCTCATATTGGGGTCCCTGGAGACTTCTAG
- the LOC106753318 gene encoding ferric reduction oxidase 8, mitochondrial — protein sequence MTSSTTLLAAILKLLIIFLFAGWVALWLLKPTQIWTRKWKQIEDSANNTIFGYYGLGFSVYTFPVIAIAIIGLLLLDLKAGYQSRSARSPSKSNFFSNPLVVNSTLGILSSIEILVAFLFIVFLAWTYYSRISSDFKKLVPYKSLKLNTWQLKYHRVATRFGLLSEACLALLLLPILRGLAVFRVLGIQFEASVRYHTWVGTAMIIFATIHGASTFLVWGISHHIQDEIWKWQKTGRIYLAGEITLVVGLVIWVTSLPQIRRRKFEIFYYTHHFYVIFLVFFLFHGGDRHFYTVFPGIFLFSLDKLIRIIQSSPKTCMVSARIFPGKAVELILPKDPELKYNPTSVIFLKIPTISHLQWHSFSIISSSRADNHILSVIIKCEGWWTNSLHDLINAELDKTEDKRKGIPVAIEGPYGPASLDFLRYDTLLLVAGGSGITPFLSILAEANSAASKSKFPSRIQLVYVIKKAEDFCLLHSISHMLLNQSTKSFHLNLKLFVTRETQAGVGIRELLNEFFKARTLQVNSVCSNYAAYGPESPSWMAAIAGFCSITFLIFLICFNHIIIPSGKRSKMDKEKTPSWVVDLLLIAAFVLALACSASVAGFLRWRRLKKGIPQISHREIEALDLCSDEARNALEAHEVYFGGRPNFKEIFGKLRNESDGSNIGVLVCGPESMKESVALACKQESENFNAKRTESFFTFHTLNFTL from the exons ATGACAAGCAGCACCACTTTGCTTGCTGCTATTCTCAAACTTCTCATCATCTTCTTATTCGCAGGTTGGGTTGCTCTTTGGCTTCTCAAGCCCACCCAAATCTGGACAAGAAAATGGAAACAAATAGAAGATAGCgctaataatacaatttttggATACTATG GTCTTGGCTTCTCAGTGTACACGTTTCCTGTAATTGCTATTGCAATAATTGGACTTCTTTTATTGGATTTAAAAGCCGGATACCAAAGCAG AAGTGCAAGAAGTCCATCAAAATCGAACTTCTTCTCAAATCCACTGGTAGTGAACAGCACACTGGGAATCTTATCCAGTATTGAAATACTGGTGGCTTTCCTTTTTATTGTCTTCTTAGCATGGACCTACTACTCTCGTATTTCTTCAGACTTCAAAAAGTTGGTGCCATACAAATCACTGAAGTTGAATAC ATGGCAACTCAAGTATCACAGAGTAGCAACCCGGTTTGGCTTGCTATCAGAAGCTTGTCTGGCTTTGTTGCTCCTCCCTATTTTAAGAGGGTTGGCTGTGTTTCGTGTACTTGGCATTCAGTTTGAAGCTTCAGTTAGATATCACACATGGGTCGGAACTGCAATGATAATATTTGCTACAATACATGGTGCAAGCACTTTTTTGGTATGGGGGATCAGCCACCATATTCAGGATGAG ATTTGGAAGTGGCAGAAGACCGGACGCATATACCTCGCTGGGGAGATAACACTTGTTGTGGGGCTAGTCATTTGGGTCACTTCTCTTCCCCAAATTAGAAGGAGAAAGTTTGAAATCTTCTACTACACGCATCATTTCTATGTAATctttcttgtatttttcttgtttcacGGTGGGGATAGGCACTTTTATACGGTTTTCCCAGGAATATTCCTTTTTAGCCTTGATAAATTGATCCGAATCATACAATCAAGTCCAAAAACATGCATGGTTTCAGCTAGAATTTTTCCTGGCAAAGCTGTGGAGCTAATTCTGCCCAAAGATCCAG AGCTGAAATATAACCCTACaagtgttatatttttaaagataccAACCATATCTCATCTTCAATGGCACTCGTTCAGTATAATATCTAGTTCCAGGGCTGATAACCACATTTTGTCAGTGATAATAAAATGTGAAGGGTGGTGGACTAATTCTCTTCACGACCTGATAAATGCTGAACTAGACAAAACTGAAGATAAAAGGAAGGGAATACCTGTTGCAATCGAAGGACCTTATGGACCTGCTTCTTTGGACTTTTTGAG ATATGACACCCTTCTTCTGGTTGCTGGAGGAAGTGGAATAACCCCATTTCTAAGCATTTTGGCAGAAGCTAATTCAGCTGCCAGCAAAAGTAAATTTCCCTCGAGAATACAACTTGTGTATGTCATCAAGAAAGCAGAAGACTTCTGTCTGTTACATTCAATCTCACATATGTTACTCAACCAATCAACTAAAAGTTTCCATTTGAACCTAAAATTGTTTGTAACCCGAGAAACACAAGCAGGGGTAGGAATTAGGGAGCTACTAAATGAGTTCTTTAAAGCAAGAACACTGCAAGTGAACAGCGTGTGTTCAAATTATGCAGCATACGGGCCCGAAAGTCCGTCTTGGATGGCTGCCATCGCAGGATTTTGCTCcattacttttcttattttcctaATCTGTTTCAACCATATTATAATTCCATCTGGAAAGCGCTCCAAAATGGACAAAGAAAAGACTCCGTCTTGGGTCGTTGATCTTCTTCTGATAGCTGCTTTTGTCCTAGCTTTAGCTTGCAGCGCCTCGGTGGCAGGCTTTTTGAGATGGAGAAGGCTGAAGAAAGGGATTCCCCAAATATCGCATAGAGAAATTGAAGCCCTTGATCTATGTTCAGATGAAGCTAGGAATGCCCTTGAAGCACACGAAGTGTATTTTGGGGGAAGGCCTAACTTTAAAG AAATATTTGGCAAGCTCCGAAATGAAAGCGATGGATCTAATATTGGAGTATTGGTTTGTGGACCTGAGAGCATGAAGGAATCGGTGGCACTCGCATGCAAGCAGGAATCCGAGAATTTTAATGCAAAGAGAACAGAATCCTTCTTCACTTTCCACACTCTCAACTTCACGCTTTAG
- the LOC106753319 gene encoding L-type lectin-domain containing receptor kinase S.1, giving the protein MSPSKIPVAGEIPFSGMWLVILLLQLAVFATPSLCLDFLFNSFTGITNLTLVKDARVDASVIRMTNDSNQYSYGRVFYPTKVPITKTSSNSSSSSIASFSTSFVFSVLPQITTSPGFGLAFVLCNTTDPPGALASQYFGLFTNATSPTFFPLVAVEFDTGQNPEFNDIDDNHIGIDLNNIESTFSTPAGYYNSTGGFVPVRMRTGQNIRAWIDFDGQNLLFNVTVAPIGVSRPTRPTLSHYVPTIGNYVSTDMYVGFSASKTNWIEAQRVLAWSFSDSGQARELNTTNLPVFEPESSTSSLSGGAIAGIVVGCVVFVVICGCGVYLWWRIQKGKDEQDEIEDWELEYWPHRFSYEELSSATGEFGKEQLLGSGGFGRVYKGTLPNKTQIAVKCVNHDSKQGLREFMAEIESMGRLQHKNLVQMRGWCRKGNELMLVYDYMPNGSLNRWVFDRPEKLLGWEQRRRILVDVAEGLNYLHHGWDQVVIHRDIKSSNILLDADMRGRLGDFGLAKLYTHGEVPNTTRVVGTLGYLAPELATVAAPTSASDVYSFGVVLLEVACGRRPIETSVAEEEVVLIDWVRELYAKGCAREAADARIEGEYDEEEMEMVLKLGLACCHPDPQRRPTMKEVVALLLGENPPEAPGKVLSDLVRGGDDLDETAPLQPSSTRV; this is encoded by the coding sequence ATGTCTCCTTCAAAAATCCCCGTCGCCGGTGAAATACCATTTTCCGGGATGTGGTTggttattcttcttcttcagctcGCTGTCTTTGCGACTCCTTCACTTTGCTTGGACTTCCTATTCAACTCCTTCACCGGCATAACCAACCTCACTTTGGTGAAAGACGCTCGCGTGGACGCATCGGTCATCCGCATGACCAACGACTCCAACCAGTACTCTTATGGGCGCGTCTTCTATCCCACAAAAGTTCCCATCACAAAAACTTCTTCCAATTCCTCATCTTCGTCCATCGCTTCATTCTCAACCTCTTTTGTCTTCTCCGTCTTGCCGCAAATCACTACCAGTCCCGGCTTTGGCCTCGCCTTTGTCCTCTGCAACACCACCGACCCTCCCGGAGCCCTCGCCAGCCAGTACTTCGGTCTATTCACCAACGCCACCTCCCCCACCTTTTTCCCCCTTGTCGCCGTCGAATTCGACACCGGCCAGAACCCTGAATTCAACGACATCGACGACAACCACATCGGCATCGACCTCAACAACATCGAATCCACCTTCTCCACCCCCGCCGGCTACTACAATTCCACCGGGGGGTTCGTGCCGGTGCGTATGCGAACTGGCCAGAATATCCGAGCCTGGATCGATTTTGATGGCCAGAATCTGCTGTTCAACGTAACGGTGGCGCCAATCGGCGTTTCGCGCCCGACGCGGCCTACGCTTTCACATTATGTTCCTACCATAGGTAACTACGTGTCAACTGACATGTACGTTGGGTTTTCCGCTTCCAAAACGAACTGGATCGAGGCGCAGAGGGTTCTGGCATGGAGCTTCAGCGATTCAGGGCAAGCGAGGGAGCTGAACACGACAAACTTACCGGTGTTCGAACCGGAATCGTCGACTTCCTCGCTTTCTGGCGGCGCAATAGCGGGGATTGTTGTTGGTTGTGTAGTTTTTGTGGTTATATGCGGTTGTGGTGTTTACTTATGGTGGCGAATCCAGAAAGGGAAAGACGAACAAGACGAGATCGAGGATTGGGAGTTAGAGTACTGGCCACATAGATTCTCGTACGAGGAATTGAGTTCTGCAACAGGGGAATTTGGGAAGGAGCAGCTGTTAGGTTCGGGAGGGTTCGGGAGAGTGTACAAAGGGACGTTGCCGAACAAGACACAGATTGCGGTGAAGTGTGTGAACCACGATTCGAAGCAAGGGCTGCGGGAATTCATGGCGGAGATAGAGAGTATGGGGAGGCTACAGCACAAGAACTTGGTTCAAATGCGAGGGTGGTGTAGAAAGGGTAACGAGCTTATGCTTGTTTATGATTACATGCCTAATGGGAGTCTCAACAGGTGGGTTTTCGATCGCCCCGAGAAGCTTCTAGGGTGGGAGCAACGCCGTCGTATCCTTGTCGACGTTGCGGAGGGGCTTAACTACCTTCACCATGGTTGGGACCAGGTCGTTATTCACCGAGATATTAAGTCCAGTAACATATTATTGGACGCCGACATGCGAGGGAGACTCGGGGACTTTGGTTTGGCCAAGCTTTACACGCACGGGGAGGTTCCCAACACCACACGTGTGGTGGGGACGCTGGGTTACTTGGCGCCGGAGCTGGCCACGGTTGCGGCGCCGACGTCCGCGAGTGACGTCTACAGCTTTGGGGTGGTACTGTTGGAGGTGGCGTGCGGGAGGCGTCCCATTGAGACTTCGGTGGCAGAGGAGGAGGTGGTGCTGATTGATTGGGTGAGGGAGTTGTACGCGAAGGGGTGCGCGCGTGAGGCTGCCGATGCGAGGATCGAAGGGGAGTACGACGAGGAAGAAATGGAGATGGTTTTGAAGCTTGGCTTGGCTTGTTGCCATCCTGACCCCCAGAGGAGACCCACCATGAAGGAAGTCGTCGCGCTTCTCCTTGGAGAGAATCCGCCGGAGGCGCCCGGAAAAGTCTTGTCCGATTTGGTTCGCGGCGGCGACGATCTCGATGAGACGGCCCCTTTACAACCCTCCTCCACGCGGGTTTGA